The following coding sequences lie in one Enterococcus sp. 9E7_DIV0242 genomic window:
- the hisJ gene encoding histidinol-phosphatase HisJ: MKYDGHTHTEYCPHGTVEDTELLIQKAIQLGFNEYSITEHAPLPPAIKDIAAGDLDMWTTASMALNDVDNYFKRMTILRKKYASDIVIHIGFEVDYFPEFEGWTTDFLNEYGPLTDDGVLSVHFLPGQDGLRGIDYSFEEYRDGITVPSGSFQNAQNLYYQRVLQSLNADLGRWKPTRLGHISLCQKFERFFEEPTDYSPKTVALIDELLQQVKERNYQLDLNTAGFRKKGYAQSYPQPWILEKSRHLGIPLIYGSDSHSLADIGSDYEKVEQWLK, translated from the coding sequence ATGAAATATGATGGACATACACATACTGAATATTGTCCACACGGGACCGTGGAAGACACAGAGCTTCTCATTCAAAAAGCGATTCAGTTAGGATTCAACGAATATAGCATCACCGAGCATGCACCGTTACCCCCTGCAATCAAGGATATCGCGGCTGGGGATCTGGACATGTGGACAACTGCTTCTATGGCGTTAAACGATGTGGATAACTATTTCAAACGAATGACTATTCTACGAAAAAAATATGCTTCGGATATAGTTATCCACATTGGCTTTGAGGTTGATTACTTCCCTGAATTTGAAGGTTGGACAACCGATTTTCTGAATGAATATGGTCCTCTAACCGACGATGGTGTTCTATCTGTTCACTTTCTTCCGGGGCAAGATGGCCTACGAGGAATCGACTATTCTTTTGAGGAATATCGAGATGGAATCACCGTGCCCTCAGGTTCGTTTCAAAACGCTCAAAACCTATACTATCAAAGGGTTTTACAGTCTTTAAACGCTGACCTTGGTCGCTGGAAGCCGACACGCTTGGGGCACATTTCTCTGTGTCAGAAATTCGAACGATTTTTTGAAGAACCCACAGATTATTCGCCAAAAACGGTGGCTCTGATTGATGAGTTATTACAGCAAGTGAAAGAACGAAACTATCAGCTTGATTTAAACACTGCCGGCTTCCGAAAAAAAGGTTATGCACAGAGTTATCCACAGCCTTGGATTTTAGAAAAATCCCGTCATTTAGGGATTCCTTTAATCTATGGTTCTGACAGCCATTCTCTCGCTGATATTGGCTCAGATTACGAAAAAGTCGAACAATGGTTAAAATAA
- the proB gene encoding glutamate 5-kinase, which translates to MRKQLEKATRIVIKVGTSTLIYPNGNINLKAIDQLAFTLTDLKNQGKEIILVSSGAIGVGLNKLNLDQRPPTIPEQQAVAAVGQTELMNIYNQRFSVYSQQIGQLLLTRDVIEFPESRRNVVNTMEQLLQMGIIPIINENDTVAIDELDHLTKFGDNDQLSAIVTQLINADALVMLSDIDGFFSDNPITNKEAALYSEIHQIDETLLQQAGGKGSRFGTGGMYSKLRAAERVLAHNSMMVLANGKEPQIIFDILAGKTIGTLFIEGPLT; encoded by the coding sequence ATGCGGAAACAGTTAGAAAAAGCAACACGGATCGTCATTAAGGTTGGTACCAGTACATTGATTTACCCAAATGGCAACATCAACCTGAAGGCAATCGATCAGCTGGCATTTACTTTGACTGATCTAAAAAATCAAGGAAAAGAAATCATTCTTGTCTCATCCGGAGCCATTGGCGTCGGCTTAAACAAGCTGAATCTGGATCAGCGACCCCCGACCATCCCCGAACAGCAGGCCGTTGCTGCTGTTGGTCAGACTGAATTGATGAACATCTACAATCAGCGTTTTTCAGTCTATAGCCAACAGATTGGTCAGCTGCTGTTAACCAGAGATGTCATTGAGTTTCCTGAAAGTCGCCGAAATGTTGTCAATACGATGGAACAGCTGCTGCAGATGGGAATCATTCCCATCATCAATGAAAATGATACAGTCGCAATTGACGAACTGGATCACCTGACAAAATTTGGCGATAACGATCAGCTGTCAGCAATCGTTACTCAACTGATCAATGCAGACGCGTTGGTTATGCTCTCTGATATAGATGGCTTCTTTTCGGATAATCCGATCACCAATAAAGAGGCTGCTTTATATTCGGAGATTCATCAGATCGACGAAACTCTTTTACAGCAAGCTGGTGGAAAGGGCAGTCGCTTTGGCACAGGTGGTATGTATAGTAAATTGAGAGCTGCTGAGCGCGTGTTGGCACACAACAGTATGATGGTATTGGCGAATGGCAAAGAGCCCCAGATCATTTTTGATATTCTGGCAGGGAAAACGATCGGTACCCTCTTTATCGAGGGGCCATTGACCTAG
- a CDS encoding glutamate-5-semialdehyde dehydrogenase: MTDLIQLGKQAKAASFTLGLMDTKTKNGLLVYMAEQLEAHTVEILKANQKDLAAASDHGISETMLDRLRLTEERILAMADGIRQVAALDDPIGEVEKMWKNEDGLMIGKQRVPLGVIGIIYESRPNVTTDAASLCFKSGNAVILRGGKEAFHSNQVLVSVLQKALEEKGHSPFAIQFVNDTSRETAQKLMTLNGYLDVLIPRGGANLIKTVLNTATVPVIETGTGNCHVYIDKDAQLKMATDIIVNAKCQRPSVCNSAETLLIHRDVAEEFLPVIEQALKEYNVELRADEQALAIFQDAIPAVESDWETEFLDYILAVKVVDSLDEAITHINTYNTKHSESIISDNYFATQQFLQQVDAAAVYANASTRFTDGFVFGFGAEIGISTQKLHARGPMGLAELTSTKYIVYGDGQYRQ; encoded by the coding sequence ATGACTGATTTAATACAGCTGGGGAAACAGGCAAAAGCCGCCTCATTCACCCTTGGATTGATGGATACAAAAACAAAGAATGGACTGCTGGTCTATATGGCTGAACAGCTTGAAGCGCATACTGTGGAAATTCTGAAAGCCAACCAAAAAGACCTGGCTGCCGCTTCTGACCACGGCATTTCAGAAACCATGCTCGATCGCTTGCGTCTGACAGAGGAGCGTATACTTGCCATGGCTGACGGCATTCGGCAAGTAGCGGCATTGGATGATCCAATCGGTGAAGTCGAAAAAATGTGGAAAAACGAAGATGGATTGATGATTGGGAAGCAACGTGTTCCATTAGGAGTAATTGGGATCATCTATGAATCTCGACCAAACGTAACAACAGATGCTGCCAGTCTTTGCTTCAAATCTGGGAACGCAGTGATTTTGAGAGGTGGAAAAGAGGCCTTTCATTCCAATCAGGTACTCGTTTCTGTCTTACAAAAAGCGTTGGAAGAAAAAGGCCACTCTCCATTTGCCATCCAATTTGTTAATGACACCTCCAGAGAAACGGCACAAAAGCTGATGACTTTGAATGGTTACCTGGATGTATTGATTCCCCGTGGAGGTGCGAATCTGATCAAAACAGTCTTAAACACAGCAACGGTTCCGGTAATCGAAACTGGAACAGGGAACTGTCATGTTTACATCGATAAGGATGCGCAACTGAAAATGGCAACAGATATTATTGTCAACGCAAAATGTCAGCGTCCCTCCGTCTGCAACTCCGCTGAAACCTTACTTATCCACAGAGATGTTGCAGAAGAATTTTTACCAGTGATTGAACAGGCATTAAAGGAGTACAACGTCGAATTACGAGCAGACGAACAAGCTTTAGCCATTTTCCAAGATGCAATTCCTGCGGTTGAATCCGATTGGGAAACTGAATTTCTGGATTATATATTGGCTGTTAAAGTCGTGGATTCCTTAGATGAAGCCATTACTCACATTAACACATATAATACCAAGCACTCTGAAAGCATCATCAGCGATAATTATTTTGCGACGCAGCAATTTTTGCAACAAGTAGATGCAGCTGCCGTCTATGCCAATGCTTCGACACGCTTTACAGACGGTTTCGTCTTTGGCTTTGGTGCAGAAATCGGTATCAGTACACAAAAACTACATGCCAGAGGGCCCATGGGCTTAGCTGAGCTGACCTCGACAAAATACATTGTCTATGGTGACGGTCAGTATCGACAGTAG
- a CDS encoding DUF1015 domain-containing protein has translation MVQIHPFKAIRPTDTLSEKIATLPYDVLNSAEARELGKNNPYSYLHIDKAEIDLAESLSPYDDQVYAQAAENLKDFLQKQWLIQEGAPALYLYELTMNGRAQTGLVTCTSIENYTDGKIKKHEFTRPEKEVDRIRHIEACDANTSPIFLTYRAQSDIQQIMDTWKQEHAPVYDFVSFHEVAHKVWVIDDEALIQKLVKTFDSEVPALYIADGHHRTESAVKVGQKFKAAHPTIGDTEEVNFFLSVIFPKEELEILDYNRVVNVPIPDDFFEQLEENFTFVETNKGKPTQPKSFGLYLNSKWYTLTAKEHMLSDDPVAGLDVSLLQNHVFAEIFDIQDVRTDKRIDFVGGIRGMAELEKLVNSGQWTAAFAVYPTTMDDLLNVADAGKIMPPKSTWFEPKLLSGLFLHDLETNSQ, from the coding sequence ATGGTTCAGATTCATCCATTTAAGGCTATCCGACCGACAGATACGCTGAGTGAGAAGATCGCAACATTACCTTATGACGTGCTGAACTCTGCAGAAGCACGGGAGCTTGGAAAAAACAATCCTTACTCGTATCTTCATATAGATAAAGCGGAAATCGACTTGGCGGAAAGCTTATCGCCTTACGACGATCAGGTGTACGCACAAGCAGCAGAAAATCTGAAAGATTTTCTACAAAAGCAATGGCTGATCCAAGAGGGAGCGCCGGCACTTTATCTTTATGAGCTGACGATGAACGGCCGAGCGCAAACGGGCCTTGTAACGTGTACCTCAATTGAAAACTATACAGATGGTAAAATCAAAAAGCATGAATTCACACGACCGGAAAAAGAAGTGGATCGAATTCGGCACATTGAAGCCTGTGATGCCAATACCAGCCCGATTTTCCTGACCTATCGCGCGCAAAGCGATATCCAGCAAATCATGGACACTTGGAAACAAGAGCATGCGCCGGTGTATGATTTTGTCAGCTTCCACGAAGTGGCTCATAAAGTATGGGTCATTGATGATGAGGCATTGATTCAAAAATTAGTAAAAACCTTTGATTCCGAGGTTCCAGCCCTTTATATTGCTGACGGTCACCATCGAACAGAATCAGCTGTAAAAGTTGGTCAGAAATTCAAGGCAGCTCATCCTACAATTGGTGATACAGAAGAGGTCAACTTTTTCCTTTCTGTCATCTTTCCAAAAGAAGAGCTGGAAATCCTTGATTATAATCGCGTTGTGAATGTTCCGATTCCAGATGATTTCTTTGAACAGCTGGAAGAGAACTTCACATTTGTTGAAACAAACAAAGGAAAGCCGACACAGCCGAAAAGCTTTGGATTGTATCTAAATAGCAAATGGTACACACTGACAGCTAAAGAACATATGCTGTCAGATGATCCTGTAGCTGGCTTGGATGTTTCGCTTTTACAAAACCATGTGTTTGCTGAAATCTTCGACATTCAGGATGTTCGAACTGATAAGCGCATTGATTTTGTTGGTGGAATCCGTGGCATGGCTGAACTGGAAAAACTAGTCAACAGCGGACAATGGACGGCAGCTTTTGCGGTTTATCCAACAACCATGGATGATCTACTAAATGTAGCAGATGCTGGAAAAATCATGCCGCCAAAATCAACCTGGTTTGAACCAAAACTTCTCAGTGGATTATTTTTACACGATTTAGAGACAAACTCACAATAA
- a CDS encoding phosphoglycerate dehydrogenase: protein MFDIKTFNAIAPEGLARFNTPEFSVDQTETPAGIVLRSEKLHSYDFPSSVLGVARAGAGTNNIPVQKCTENGIVVFNTPGANANAVKELVVACLLLSVRPVLKGANWVQTLSGPDIESQAEAEKKQFAGTELEGKRLGVIGLGAIGAMVANDAYRLGMDVTGYDPFVSVDTAWSISRRVKRAQSMDEIFTNCDFITVHVPLTENTHHLIGKDELAKMKETAVLLNFARGELVDTDAVVEAVNQGAIGNFVTDFADERLLHNEKIMVLPHLGASTEEAEINCAKMAARTLKKFLETGNIKRSVNFPTVEMAFNSPHRFTIIHKNVPNMLGQISTGIADLGINIDTMINRSRDDYAYTLVDIAETDEQKIADVAEKIQQSENIIKVRTIKNNEAVSY from the coding sequence ATGTTCGATATCAAAACATTCAACGCTATTGCTCCTGAAGGTCTCGCACGATTCAATACGCCGGAATTCTCTGTCGATCAAACAGAAACACCAGCTGGTATTGTCTTACGTAGTGAAAAACTTCATTCGTATGATTTTCCATCTTCTGTTCTCGGTGTTGCACGAGCCGGTGCCGGAACGAATAATATCCCTGTGCAGAAGTGTACAGAAAATGGCATTGTTGTTTTCAACACACCAGGTGCGAATGCCAACGCAGTAAAAGAACTCGTTGTCGCTTGCCTCCTGCTTTCTGTTCGTCCTGTTCTAAAAGGCGCAAATTGGGTACAAACCTTGTCCGGTCCTGATATCGAAAGTCAAGCAGAGGCGGAAAAGAAACAATTCGCCGGCACTGAGTTGGAAGGCAAGCGTCTGGGCGTCATCGGACTAGGTGCGATCGGAGCCATGGTCGCCAATGATGCCTACCGCCTGGGTATGGACGTCACCGGGTATGATCCATTTGTTTCAGTTGATACGGCCTGGAGTATCTCTCGTCGGGTAAAACGAGCGCAAAGTATGGATGAAATCTTTACCAATTGTGACTTCATCACTGTTCATGTACCACTGACAGAAAATACCCACCATCTGATTGGAAAAGACGAGTTGGCAAAAATGAAAGAAACAGCTGTATTGTTGAATTTCGCACGAGGCGAATTAGTCGATACAGATGCGGTCGTCGAAGCGGTCAATCAGGGGGCAATCGGCAACTTTGTTACAGATTTCGCCGATGAGCGCTTACTGCACAACGAAAAGATCATGGTACTACCGCACTTAGGGGCTTCTACGGAAGAAGCAGAGATCAACTGTGCAAAAATGGCAGCTCGCACCTTGAAAAAATTCTTGGAAACAGGAAATATCAAGCGCTCTGTCAATTTTCCAACAGTAGAAATGGCTTTTAATTCGCCACATCGCTTCACGATCATTCATAAAAATGTACCAAACATGCTAGGACAAATTTCTACAGGCATCGCTGACTTAGGCATCAATATCGATACCATGATCAACAGAAGTCGTGATGACTATGCCTATACATTAGTTGATATTGCTGAAACAGATGAACAAAAAATTGCGGATGTTGCGGAAAAAATCCAACAATCTGAGAATATCATTAAAGTACGTACAATCAAAAACAACGAGGCGGTGAGCTATTAA
- the serC gene encoding 3-phosphoserine/phosphohydroxythreonine transaminase, with the protein MKTVYNFSAGPAILPKSVLEKAQSELVNYQNSGMSVMELSHRSSLFETIIQQAESLLRELMTIPDNYKVLFLQGGASLQFTMIPLNLAQNKKALYVNTGSWSKKAISEAKKIDNVEVEVIASSEDKNFTYIPEIKKEAIPQDAAYVHITTNNTIEGTTIFDLPDTGDVPLVADMSSNILSVNYNVADFGLIYAGAQKNIGPAGLTVVIVRDDLIGQTDVLSAMLDYDIQAKNDSLYNTPPTFAIYMAKLVFEWIKELGGVTQMEKLNTEKAQLLYDEIEQSALFSSPVDPKFRSINNIPFVTGSEELDKKFNQEALSEGFENLKGHRSVGGMRASLYNAFPKEGVEALVTFMKKFEAENGGNN; encoded by the coding sequence ATGAAAACAGTGTACAATTTTTCTGCAGGCCCGGCCATCTTACCAAAAAGTGTTTTGGAGAAAGCTCAGTCGGAATTAGTGAATTACCAAAACAGCGGTATGTCCGTAATGGAGTTGAGCCATCGTTCCTCCTTATTTGAAACAATTATCCAACAAGCTGAATCCCTGTTGAGAGAATTGATGACTATTCCTGATAACTACAAGGTGCTATTTCTTCAAGGCGGTGCAAGTCTTCAATTCACGATGATTCCACTGAACCTGGCTCAAAATAAAAAAGCCCTTTATGTAAATACAGGTTCATGGTCTAAAAAAGCAATTAGCGAAGCGAAAAAAATCGATAATGTCGAAGTAGAAGTAATTGCTTCAAGTGAAGACAAGAATTTCACGTATATCCCTGAAATTAAAAAAGAGGCTATTCCACAGGATGCAGCCTATGTCCATATCACAACAAACAACACAATAGAAGGAACGACTATATTTGATCTACCAGACACAGGAGATGTCCCTCTGGTAGCAGACATGTCTTCCAATATTTTATCTGTTAATTACAATGTCGCTGATTTCGGTCTCATTTATGCCGGGGCACAAAAAAATATCGGACCGGCAGGACTAACGGTTGTCATCGTTCGTGACGATTTGATCGGCCAAACAGATGTTTTAAGTGCTATGCTAGATTACGATATTCAAGCGAAAAATGATTCTTTATATAATACACCGCCAACCTTTGCGATTTACATGGCGAAGCTGGTTTTCGAATGGATCAAGGAACTGGGCGGCGTTACTCAAATGGAAAAATTGAATACAGAAAAAGCGCAACTTCTATATGATGAGATCGAGCAATCGGCATTGTTCTCTTCGCCTGTAGATCCTAAATTCCGTTCAATCAACAATATTCCTTTTGTGACCGGAAGTGAGGAATTGGATAAAAAATTCAATCAAGAAGCACTTAGTGAAGGCTTTGAGAATCTAAAAGGCCACCGTTCTGTTGGTGGTATGCGTGCTAGCCTATACAACGCCTTTCCTAAAGAAGGCGTCGAAGCTCTTGTTACATTTATGAAAAAATTTGAAGCAGAAAATGGAGGAAACAACTAA